CCTTAACACGTTTAGAACTGGAAGACAATGAACTTGCAATCAAGAGTCGAATAGATAGTATTTCTCAGCAAATTATGAAATCTAAAAGAATAGTTCAAGAAAAAGAAGAAGATATAAAACACCTACAAGAACAGTTTAATCAATATCATGAACGTTTAACTGAACTGAGACAATTATCTGATATTGATGAGTATGTGAATCAAAATGTTTTATCTGAACTAAAAAAGTTAGAGATTCAAGAAACTTTGGAAAAATCAAATCTTGACAAATTGATTGGTGACATTACAAAAGAAATAAGGATGCTCAAAAAAGAGCTTAATCAGAGAGCGAAAACAATTGAAGGAGAGTATGAAGCACTTAAAAATGAACTTTCAATTCTAATTGGTTCAACAGGTATCACAGATAAAAAATTTCGTAATTTTGATAAGTTAGAGGGCAGTGGAACAAATTTAAATAAAGATTTATTGGTAATTTTTCTCGTTTATATGAATTTGATTGATAGTAAATCTATCACAAGTCTGCCATTTGCTATTGATTCATTCGTAAAAAATGAAACTGATAAAAAGGTTTTGAAAAAAATGTTCGACGCAATAAATGCAAAATTTCTAAGTTTAAAAAGTCAAACGTTCTTTTCGATTATTAGAGATAATTTGAAATATGTTGATTCGAAAGTTAATCAGGTTAACATAGAAAGTCCATTATTAAAGAGTGAATATTATAGCGATCTGTCTAAAGAAATTATATAAGTTAGAATAAAAAGTATACTTACTAAAACAAGTAGTCTACAAAAAAGCGGTCTTCAACGAAAGTTGACAACCGCTTTTTAATTTCTTTTTATTTCTTTTTCCGATTTAATATAGCATTGAGTACAATGGCAAGTAGGCTGGCTACGACGATTCCGTTTGAGAAGAACATTTGGAAGGCTGTCGGCATGCTGACGAAGAGGTTACTGTTATTTAGACCTACACCAGCAGCGATTGATACAGCTGCGATAAGGAAGTTGTGTTCATTGTTAGCAAAGTCAACGCGGGCTAGGATTTGCATCCCTTGAAGGGAAACAAAACCAAACATCACCAGCATAGCGCCACCAAGAACAGGACTTGGAATGATTTGGGCAAGGGCGCCAAACTTAGGTAGGAGTCCAAGGAGGACTAGGAAACCAGCTGCATAATAGATTGGCAGACGGGTCTTGATACCAGACAATTTGACCAAGCCAACGTTTTGTGAAAATCCTGTATAAGGGAAGGTGTTAAAGATTCCTCCGAGAAGTACAGCCAAACCTTCTGCGCGGTAACCGTTGCGAAGGCGCGTGCTGTCGATTGGGTCATTGGTAATATCTGACAAAGCTAGGTAAACACCAGTCGACTCCACCATGGAAACCGTTGCGATGATACACATCATGACGATAGAAGAGATTTCAAAAGTTGGAGTACCAAAGTAGAATGGAGTTGGGATGTGAACGAGTGGAGCTGCAGAGACTGGAGAGAAGTCTACTAAGCCCATGGTAGCAGCAATGGTAGTTCCGACAACCAGCCCAATCAAAATGGAGATAGACTTGATAAATCCTTTGGTAAAGATGTTAATCAAGAGGATGATTAGAACAGTGATAGCTGCAAGCAAGAGACTCTGACCAGTTGGCTCTGGAACATTATTTCCCATATTTCCGATAGCGACAGGAATCAAAGTTAGTCCGATGGTCGTAATAACAGATCCTGTTACGATAGATGGGAAGAGATTGGCCACTTTTGAGAAAATACCTGAAATCAGAACCACATAGATTCCTGATACGATAAGGGCACCAAACATGGCCCCACTACCGTGGCTCTGACCAATCATAATCAAAGGAGCGACTGACTGGAAAGCAACTCCAAGAACGACTGGTAGTCCAACACCAAAGTGTTTGTTGAGTTGAAGTTGAAGGAAGGTAGCTACCCCACACATGAAGATATCTGTGGAAATTAAGTAGGTCAACTGCTCAGCTGAATAGCCAAGAGCTGTCGCAATCATGATAGGAACTAGGATAGAGCCTGAGTACATTGCGAGAAGGTGCTGAAGCCCTAGAACCGCTGCTTGCGAGTGTTTTTCTTGTTGTTGCATTAGAGATCTGCCTCCTTAAATACGACCTGACCGTTTTCAAAACGTTCCAAACGAGCGAGTGATAGAACTGGATAGCCAGCTTTCTCGAGCAAATCACGACCATCCTGGAATGATTTTTCGATAACAATACCGATGGCTTCGACTTTTGCTCCGGCCTGTTCGATGATTTGGATCAAGCCTTTGGCAGCTTGTCCATTGGCTAGGAAATCATCGATAATCAAGACCTTGTCATCAGGTGAGAGGAATTTCCCAGCGATGGAAACTGTGCTCGTCACCTGCTTGGTAAAGGAGTAAACCTCAGCAGTTAAGATGCCTTCGTTCATGGTGATGTTTTTAGCTTTCTTTGCGAAAATCATGGGAACGTCTAAGGCTTCAGCTGTAAAAACAGCTGGGGCAATCCCTGAAGCTTCAATGGTCACGACCTTGGTAATGCCAGCAGACGCGAATTTTTCCGCAAATACCTTACCAATCTCCCGCATCAAACGATAGTCAACTTGGTGGGTTAAAAAGGAATCTACCTTGAGGATATTGTCACCCAAGATATGCCCATCCTGAAGGATGCGCTCTTCTAATAATTTCATAAGACCTCCTAAAGTCTAAAAGATGCTTCATTTGCTTGTTTAAATGTTTCTATAGTGATTTAGTTTGCTAATAATGTATATGTATAATACTAGTGCGAGCGAAGCGAGTTTTACAAG
This Streptococcus oralis DNA region includes the following protein-coding sequences:
- a CDS encoding nucleobase:cation symporter-2 family protein translates to MQQQEKHSQAAVLGLQHLLAMYSGSILVPIMIATALGYSAEQLTYLISTDIFMCGVATFLQLQLNKHFGVGLPVVLGVAFQSVAPLIMIGQSHGSGAMFGALIVSGIYVVLISGIFSKVANLFPSIVTGSVITTIGLTLIPVAIGNMGNNVPEPTGQSLLLAAITVLIILLINIFTKGFIKSISILIGLVVGTTIAATMGLVDFSPVSAAPLVHIPTPFYFGTPTFEISSIVMMCIIATVSMVESTGVYLALSDITNDPIDSTRLRNGYRAEGLAVLLGGIFNTFPYTGFSQNVGLVKLSGIKTRLPIYYAAGFLVLLGLLPKFGALAQIIPSPVLGGAMLVMFGFVSLQGMQILARVDFANNEHNFLIAAVSIAAGVGLNNSNLFVSMPTAFQMFFSNGIVVASLLAIVLNAILNRKKK
- a CDS encoding xanthine phosphoribosyltransferase — its product is MKLLEERILQDGHILGDNILKVDSFLTHQVDYRLMREIGKVFAEKFASAGITKVVTIEASGIAPAVFTAEALDVPMIFAKKAKNITMNEGILTAEVYSFTKQVTSTVSIAGKFLSPDDKVLIIDDFLANGQAAKGLIQIIEQAGAKVEAIGIVIEKSFQDGRDLLEKAGYPVLSLARLERFENGQVVFKEADL